From Mya arenaria isolate MELC-2E11 chromosome 1, ASM2691426v1, a single genomic window includes:
- the LOC128227941 gene encoding serine-enriched protein-like, producing the protein MDFECSQPLLPKCSDDQLINECFEYDDSSSGYSSSDISDVDSVTSYESSDSAVDDSSINLLTARDPREEVMHFQSTHVLCETMKVILEMPDMCDVTFLVGERQVPVHAVRAILATRSRIFYDLILKYISLKDAEEKVNCKKIKNSKDKLKVGIARQCSDRLVIPVRKYDPETFRSLIQFVHCGSISITEETVAGLFCGAHQFRLPDLSQACLDFVERCILLRRTQQILNSTRCYNHHSASKKLFEKIYEVLDKRHESGHKQTSV; encoded by the exons ATGGATTTTGAGTGCAGTCAGCCTCTTCTTCCCAAGTGTAGCGACGACCAATTAATAAACGAATGCTTTGAGTATGATG ATTCATCATCGGGTTACAGTTCATCTGATATCTCCGATGTCGATTCTGTGACGTCATATGAATCCAGCGATAGTGCCGTCGATGACAGCAGTATTAACCTTCTTACGGCACGTGATCCTAGAGAGGAGGTGATGCACTTTCAAAGTACGCATGTACTCTGCGAGACCATGAAAGTGATTCTAGAAATGCCtgatatgtgtgacgtcacatttttGGTTGGTGAACGCCAAGTCCCGGTTCATGCGGTTAGAGCTATTCTTGCAACCAGGAGCAG aatattttaCGATCTCATCCTGAAGTACATCTCACTGAAGGATGCGGAAGAGAAGGTAAACTGTAAGAAAATCAAGAACAgtaaagacaaattaaaagttGGCATCGCTCGGCAGTGTTCGGACAGACTCGTCATCCCCGTAAGGAAGTACGACCCCGAGACATTTCGTTCCCTGATCCAGTTCGTCCACTGTGGGTCTATCAGTATCACAGAAGAAACCGTAGCAGGTCTATTTTGTGGGGCTCATCAGTTCAGACTACCGGACCTATCCCAAGCCTGTCTGGATTTCGTGGAGAGGTGCATATTACTCAGACGTACACAACAAATCCTCAACTCGACTCGCTGCTACAATCATCACTCGGCATCCAAGAAACTTTTTGAAAAG ATCTACGAAGTGCTTGATAAACGACATGAAAGTGGCCATAAGCAGACCTCGGTTTGA
- the LOC128232936 gene encoding ubiquitin carboxyl-terminal hydrolase MINDY-3-like, with the protein MAEMNNKLDNGTLSEIKSLLWGNDLKDEVFSRWTQGFVFGSDERTALVQYEGGPCAVIAPVQGFVVKNALFGDKPCKDHTQLSENESLDLLVQALCDILVLISTNGYSVISLEEEEEPENNKSQSELSTESADCNKIDMDQSEAGQSSCKRSKLHVDQNVFHSRLRCTKCESEASVRKCLRENISAFTGPSGVLLYLYSIVLTKGIEQIRNEVEDPGEPLIHGLFGHGTQSLINLLITGKAVTNVWDNDKDISGLKLQGVSRRSCIGFLSYMEHLRYCEVGWNLKNPKYPIWLIGSETHLTVLFSKDTNLIINETAQSVARKIFQRFDPEGNGFIATVLLGDLLEALDLVSEKEYVDIMVSKLDAESLGIITQNSFFEEFYPGETTPLIPKRFKLYHYNGIARSCLGNTVQYAEGEAVLHDEIEVQLVTDTSPIKLCLLTKWPTIELQWKNDHIPSMN; encoded by the exons ATGGCAGAAATGAATAACAAACTGGACAATGGTACTTTGTCAGAAATAAAGTCGCTTCTTTGGGGAAATGATTTGAAGGATGAAGTATTTTCCAGATGGACACAAG GTTTTGTGTTTGGCAGTGATGAAAGGACGGCACTTGTACAGTATGAAGGGGGTCCTTGTGCAGTTATAGCTCCTGTCCAGGGATTTGTTGTGAAGAATGCACTATTTGGTGATAAACCCTGTAAGGATCATACACAATTGTCAG AAAATGAAAGTCTGGACTTGCTAGTACAAGCACTTTGTGATATTCTAGTCCTCATCTCCACTAATGGCTATTCGGTTATTAGCttggaggaggaggaggagccAGAAAACAACAAGAGTCAATCAGAACTGAGCACTGAGTCAGCTGACTGCAACAAAATTGATATGGACCAATCAGAAGCAGGCCAGAGCTCTTGTAAAAGATCCAAGCTTCATGTAGATCAAAATGTCTTCCATTCAAGATTGAG GTGTACCAAGTGTGAAAGTGAAGCATCTGTTCGGAAGTGTCTGCGGGAAAATATATCTGCGTTCACAGGTCCTTCAGGCGTTCTACTATATCTCTACTCTATAGTGCTAACTAAA GGTATAGAACAGATTCGCAATGAAGTGGAAGATCCTGGAGAACCACTTATACACGGCCTTTTTGGACATGGCAC ACAAAGTCTGATAAACCTGCTCATCACTGGTAAAGCTGTCACCAATGTATGGGATAATGATAAGGACATATCTGGACTCA AACTACAAGGTGTATCTCGAAGGTCTTGTATAGGTTTCCTGTCTTATATGGAGCACCTTAGATACTGTGAA GTAGGTTGGAATCTGAAAAATCCCAAATACCCAATCTGGTTGATAGGAAGTGAGACCCATCTGACTGTGCTCTTTTCCAAG GACACTAACCTGATCATCAATGAAACAGCTCAGTCTGTAGCACGGAAAATATTCCAGAGGTTTGATCCAGAAG GTAATGGTTTCATAGCAACAGTCTTGTTAGGAGATCTTCTAGAAGCCCTGGATCTGGTCTCAGAGAAGGAGTA CGTGGATATTATGGTAAGCAAACTGGATGCAGAGAGTCTTGGGATCATAACACAGAACAGTTTCTTTGAAGAGTTTTACCCAGGGGAGACAACACCTTTGATTCCGAAACGCTTCAAACTCTACCATTACAATGGCATAGCCAGGTCATGCTTGGGCAATACG GTTCAGTACGCAGAGGGTGAGGCAGTCCTTCACGATGAGATAGAGGTCCAACTGGTCACTGATACTTCGCCCATAAAACTCTGCCTTCTTACTAAGTGGCCTACCATTGAATTGCAGTGGAAAAATGATCACATACCCTCAATGAACTAG
- the LOC128227937 gene encoding serine-enriched protein-like, which yields MDFECSQPLLPKCSDDQLINECFEYDDSSSGYSSSDISDVDFVTSYESSDSAVDDSSVNLLTARDPREEVMHFQSTHVLCETMKVILEMPDMCDVTFLIGERQVPVHAVRAILATRSRIFYDLILKYISLKDAEEKVNCKKIKNSKDKLKVGIARQCSDRLVIPVRKYDPETFRSLIQFVHCGSISITEETVAGLFCGAHQFRLPDLSQACLDFVERCILLRRTQQILNSTRCYNHHSASKKLFEKIYEVLDKRHESGHKQTSV from the exons ATGGATTTTGAGTGCAGTCAGCCTCTTCTTCCCAAGTGTAGCGACGACCAATTAATAAACGAATGCTTTGAGTATGATG ATTCATCATCGGGTTACAGTTCATCTGATATCTCCGATGTCgattttgtgacgtcatatgAATCCAGCGATAGTGCCGTCGATGACAGCAGTGTTAACCTTCTTACGGCACGTGATCCTAGAGAGGAGGTGATGCACTTTCAAAGTACGCATGTACTCTGCGAGACCATGAAAGTGATTCTAGAAATGCCtgatatgtgtgacgtcacatttttGATTGGTGAACGCCAAGTCCCGGTTCATGCGGTTAGAGCTATTCTTGCAACCAGGAGCAG aatattttaCGATCTCATCCTGAAGTACATCTCACTGAAGGATGCGGAAGAGAAGGTAAACTGTAAGAAAATCAAGAACAgtaaagacaaattaaaagttGGCATCGCTCGGCAGTGTTCGGACAGACTCGTCATCCCCGTAAGGAAGTACGACCCCGAGACATTTCGTTCCCTGATCCAGTTCGTCCACTGTGGGTCTATCAGTATCACAGAAGAAACCGTAGCAGGTCTATTTTGTGGGGCTCATCAGTTCAGACTACCGGACCTATCCCAAGCCTGTCTGGATTTCGTGGAGAGGTGCATATTACTCAGACGTACACAACAAATCCTCAACTCGACTCGCTGCTACAATCATCACTCGGCATCCAAGAAACTTTTTGAAAAG ATCTACGAAGTGCTTGATAAACGACATGAAAGTGGCCATAAGCAGACCTCGGTTTGA
- the LOC128227927 gene encoding serine-enriched protein-like, which translates to MDFECSQPLLSKCSDDQFINECFEYDDSSSGYSSSDISDVDSVTSYESSDSAVDDSSVNLFTARDPREEVMHFQSTHVLCETMKVILEMPDMCDVTFLVGERQVPVHAVRAILATRSRIFYDLILKYISLKDAEEKVNCKKIKNSKDKLKVGIARQCSDRLVIPVRKYDPETFRSLIQFVHCGSISITEETVAGLFCGAHQFRLPDLSQACLDFVERCILLRRTQQILNSTRCYNHHSASKKLFEKIYEVLDKRHESGHKQTSV; encoded by the exons ATGGATTTTGAGTGCAGTCAGCCTCTTCTTTCCAAGTGTAGCGACGACCAATTCATAAACGAATGCTTTGAGTATGATG ATTCATCATCGGGTTACAGTTCATCTGATATCTCCGATGTCGATTCTGTGACGTCATATGAATCCAGCGATAGTGCCGTCGATGACAGCAGTGTTAACCTTTTTACGGCACGTGATCCTAGAGAGGAGGTGATGCACTTTCAAAGTACGCATGTACTCTGCGAGACCATGAAAGTGATTCTAGAAATGCCtgatatgtgtgacgtcacatttttGGTTGGTGAACGCCAAGTCCCGGTTCATGCGGTTAGAGCTATTCTTGCAACCAGGAGCAG aatattttaCGATCTCATCCTGAAGTACATCTCACTGAAGGATGCGGAAGAGAAGGTAAACTGTAAGAAAATCAAGAACAgtaaagacaaattaaaagtcGGCATCGCTCGGCAGTGTTCGGACAGACTCGTCATCCCCGTAAGGAAGTACGACCCCGAGACATTTCGTTCCCTGATCCAGTTCGTCCACTGTGGGTCTATCAGTATCACAGAAGAAACCGTAGCAGGTCTATTTTGTGGGGCTCATCAGTTCAGACTACCGGACCTATCCCAAGCCTGTCTGGATTTCGTGGAGAGGTGCATATTACTCAGACGCACACAACAAATCCTCAACTCGACTCGCTGCTACAATCATCACTCGGCATCTAAGAAACTTTTTGAAAAG ATCTACGAAGTGCTTGATAAACGACATGAAAGTGGCCATAAGCAGACCTCGGTTTGA